The nucleotide window TGTCACAGTGTCGGCCACCGTGCGAAACCGGACGGCGCAGCCGGTGCCTTCCGTTGCCGTCCGTCTGACGATTGGCGGCGCTTCTTATACGGAGAACATCCCCCTTCCCGGCAGCGGCAGCAACCTCGCCGTATTCAAGATTACGGTGCCGTCGCCCGGAAGCTATACCGTTCGCGTCACCGCCGACCCGGACGGTACGCTGAATGAAACGGACGAAAGCAACAACCTCCTGACAAAAACCATTCAGGTTATAGCCGTGCCGGAATCCCTTGTGGCCGATCCCGACGATGCGGCGATGGAGCAGCGGTACAAGGCGCAGGGACTGGCCACCCTTCCTTCCACGTCATCCTCCAATTACCACACATGGCAGGAAGTCCGTCTGGAAAACGGCAGCTATGTTACGAAAACCTATTACGCCCGGATGACCACCGTGTTTAAGATTTTGCCGGACAGCCGCATTGCCGACGCCGACAGTCCCCGAACGATGGAATCCGGGTTTGGCTTCTCCATCCAATGCTCAACCGTCCTGACCACCAATTACGACCGCCCGGATAAGCTTGTGGGCACACAGATGGTATGGGTACGTTCCCCGGAAAGCGCCTACGGGCAGTTATCCGCATGGCAGAATGTACGGGATAGCCTGACAGTGAAAACAGGCGCGGCAGGCGGCACGAACGTTACATGGCAGCTTGCCGTCAATCCGTATTCCGTCACGGATAGCCGGTTGCATTACACACCGCTTTGGTTCCCGGACGGTGAATACACCGCATGGGCACAGGCATTCTACGCATGGACGCCGGTGGGCCAGCTCTATGAGCATAAGACCGACACGCTGACCATTGAGGGCGATATGTACGACCGGATTACCACGGTCAGGAGGTAAATCAAATATGGAAACCGCTTTAGGCATCCTGACGGATGCTTTTTTTGTTGCCCTGCTCATTTGGTGCGCCTATACGGATATAAAAGCGCGCACTATTTCCAATCTGTCTGTTATCCTGCTGCTGTGCCTGGGACTGGCGCACCTGCTGCTTACACTGCTGACCGGCGCTGCATGGTGGGTGTACCCTGCGGGGCTTCTCCTGTCCGTACCCTTCTTTGCGTCCTGGCTAAAAGGGCATATGGGCGGCGGCGATGTGAAGCTCTTGATGGGCATCGGCTTGTACCTGGGACTCATCCATACGCTGCTGGCGTTCGCCCTGATGCTCCCCTTGCTGGGAGCGCTGGCAATCCATTCATGGAGAAAGACCCGGACGCTGCGACGCTCTATCCCTTTTGCGCCGGTGCTCTCCTTTGGCGCGGGCGGCATCATAATCATCAGCTATCTTCTATAATGCAAGATTCGTGAAAGGAGGTTTGACCCATGCAGGAAGAAGTGGAACACAGAACCGTAACACTGGCCATCAGTACCACCAAACTTACAGGCCGGGTGCTGAAAGCGGCTATTCGCAAGCTGCTGGCTTCGTGGAAAAAAGGCCGGGACAGCCCGAAAATCCCCCACGGGAAACAAACGGTCAAGCAGTTGATCGGCCAGAACGCCGGAGTGTCTAACATCGAAATCACCGACAGCAATATCAAATCCTTTGAGAGCGTGGCGCGCAAATATGGCGTGGACTTTGCCGTCAAAAAGGACGCAACAGTGCGACCGCCCAAATTCCTTGTCTTTTTCAAAGCACGCGACGCCGATGCGCTGACCGCCGCGTTTCAGGAGTTCACCGTCAAAACGGTGCGCAAAACGGAGCGTCCTTCCGTTCTCGCCCAGCTCCGAAAGTTCAAGGAACTGCTGAAAAACAGCGTGATCGACAAGGTAAAGCGCCGGGAACAGGAGCAGACACGATGAAAACAACGATCAAAAAGCTGCTTCCCAACCTGCCTTACCTGTTTATCGGCTTGTTTGCCACCAATCTCGGTGAGGCGTGGCGACTGGCATCCGGCGCGGATTTCAGCGCGAAGCTGCTGCATATTTTAGACGGCCTTACCGCCGCGTTCCAAAACCCGCTTCCCAACTTCCACCCCGGCGACCTGCTCATCGGCCTGCTGCTGGCCGCCGCTCTCCGGTTGGCGGTGTACGTCAAAGGGCGCAACGCCCGGAAGTTCCGCAGGAATGTGGAATACGGCTCCGCGCGCTGGGGAACGGCCAAGGACATTCAGCCATACATTGACCCTCTTTTTGAGAACAACGTCATCTTGACGCAGACCGAACGGCTTACCATGAACAACCGCCCCAAAGACCCACGGACGGCGCGGAATAAAAATGTGCTGATCGTGGGCGGCTCCGGCAGCGGCAAGACCCGCTTTGTCTTGAAGCCGAACCTCATGCAGTGCCACAGTTCCTATGTCGTGACCGATCCCAAGGGCAGCGTTGTGGTGGAATGCGGAAAGCTATTGCAGCGCAAGGGCTACCGCATCAAAATCCTCAACACCATCAATTTCAAAAAGTCCATGCATTACAATCCTTTCGCCTACATCCACAGCGAAAAGGATATTTTGAAGCTGGTCACAACCCTGATTACCAACACCAAGGGCGAGGGCAAGCCCTCCGATGACTTTTGGGTAAAAGCGGAAACGCTCCTGTATACGGCGCTGATCGGCTACATCCACTATGAAGCGCCGCAGGAGGAACAGAATTTTTCCACCCTCATTGAGTTTATAGGCGCTTCGGAAGTCCGGGAGGATGATGAGGAATTTGAGAATCCGGTTGACTTGATGTTCAAGGAACTGGAGAAGAAGAATCCGAACCACTTTGCCGTCCGGCAGTATAAGAAATACAAGCTGGCGGCGGGCAAAACAGCAAAAAGCATCCTGATTTCCTGCGGCGCGAGGCTTGCACCCTTTGACATTCAGGAGCTGCGCGAGCTGACAGCCTATGACGAAATGGAGCTGGACACCCTGGGCGACCGCAAGACGGCACTGTTCATCATCATTTCCGATACCGACGATACGTTCAATTTTTTAGTATCTATGGCCTATACCCAGCTTTTCAACCTGCTGTGCGAAAAAGCTGATGATGTATACGGCGGCAGACTCCCGGTGCATGTGCGCTGCCTGATCGACGAATGCGCAAATATCGGGCAGATACCCAAGCTGGAAAAGCTTATGGCGACCATCCGCAGCCGGGAAATCTCGGCTTGTCTGTTTTTACAGGCGCAGAGCCAGCTCAAGGCGATTTATAAAGACAACGCCGATACCATCACGGGTAACTGCGACAGCGCTATTTTCCTGGGCGGCAAGGAGCGCACCACCTTAAAGGAGCTGTCCGAAACTTTAGGAAAGGAGACGATAGACCTCTACAACACCTCCGAGAACCGGGGACGCGAAAAGTCTTATGGCCTCAGTTATCAGAAGCTGGGAAAGGAGCTGATGAGCATGGATGAGCTGGCCGTCATGAGCGGCGGCAAGTGCGTCTTTCAGCTTCGGGGCGTAAGGCCATTTCTCTCGGAGAAGTACGACATCACCAAGCATCCTAACTACAAATATCTGTCCGACGCCGACACTAAAAACACATTTAGTATCGAAAAGTATCTTTCCACCAGATTAAAACCCAAGCCGGATGAGGTTTACGATGTATACGACATCGACCTCTCCGACGAACCGGAAACCGCCCAGTGAGGCGGTTTTTTCATGTATCCACATCAAAACAAAAAATGGAGGTAATAGTATGGCTTTCTTTAACAGCGCGGTAGATGTACTGCAAACTCTCGTAATTGCCCTGGGCGCGGGCCTTGCCATCTGGGGCGCGATTAACCTTCTCGAAGGTTACGGAAACGATAATCCGGGTGCAAAATCCCAAGGCATGAAGCAGCTCATGGCAGGTGGCGGCGTAGCCCTGATCGGTCTTGTACTGGTGCCTCTGCTCTCCGGCCTGTTCGGTTGATCGGCGGGTAAACGGTTATGCAAAGCATCATCGACAAAATTACCGAATGGCTGAAAGGCATTTTGACCGACGGCATTGTGGGGAATTTGTCGGGGATGTTCGATAGCGTCAACACACAGGTTGGCGAGATCGCGGGTGAAGTGGGCAAGACGCCGCTGCAATGGAACAGCGGCGTCTTTTCCATGATCCAGAACCTCTCCGAAACGGTCATCATCCCCATTGCCGGACTGATACTGGCCTTTGTGATGTGCTACGAGCTGATCCAAATGGTCATAGACAGAAACAACCTGCACGACATGGACACCTGGATGTTCTTCAAATGGGTGTTCAAAACTTTTGTGGCGGTGCTGCTCGTCACCAATACCTTTAATATCATCATGGGCGTGTTCGACATGGCGCAGCATGTGGTCAACCAAAGTGCGGGCGTCATCATATCCGACGCCGGAATCGACCTTGCCACCGCGATACCCGATATGGAAACGCGCTTGCAGGCGATGGAATTAGGCCCCCTTTTCGGGCTGTGGTTCCAGAGCATTTTCGTGGGCATCACCATGAAAGCACTGTCCGTCTGCATCTTCATCATCATTTATGGGAGGATGCTGGAAATCTACCTTATGACCTCACTCGGCCCGATTCCACTTGCTACGATGGTCAACCGGGAATGGGGCAGCATGGGACAAAACTACCTGAAATCCCTGCTTGCGCTGGGTTTCCAAGCCTTTCTCATCATGGTCTGCGTGGGCATCTATGCGGTGCTGGTACAGAATATCGCAACGGAAACCGATATCATCGCGGCGGTATGGGCCTGCATGGGCTACACGGTACTGCTGTGCTTCACGCTTTTCAAAACAGGAAGCCTGTCAAAGGCTATTTTTAACGCGCATTAACGGAGGTGATCAATGCGATGCAGGACAAATTAGACCAATTATTTGAGCGGCTGGATGAAAATCTCGCAGAGTTCAGGGCCAATTGGGCGGCCATGAGCAGCGACGCGCTGATCGACAGCTCCCGCGAAATTACAGCTATTAAAGACGCCCATTACTATCTGACGGAAAGTCACGGCTTTGAACCGGAGGAAACAGATTATCTGCTGCTGTTCCAAAACCCTTTGCAGATTGTCGCGGACAAGTGGTTGGAGAGAACAGAAGACTTGAGTGATTTCAGCTTCGCGCTGAATGAGGTGTTTGACAAGCAGGACGCACTGCGGGATTATGATCTGAAAGAAAAGCCGTCCGTGCTGGAAAAGCTCCGAAACGCCGCAATCCCCGCCGCAAAGCCCGGACACCCCTCCAAAGAACAGGAGGTGCGATAAATGGCTTACGTTCCCGTTCCCAAAGACCTGACGAAAATCAAAACCAAGGTGATGTTCAATCTCACCAAACGGCAGCTCATTTGCTTCAGCCTTGCGGCTATAGCGGGGATTCCGTTGTTCTTTCTGCTCAAAGCCCATACCAGCGTGAGCGCGGCGGCCCTGATGATGGTGCTGTCCATGCTCCCGTTTTTCATGTTCGCTCTATACGAAAAGAATGGCCAGCCTCTTGAGGTGCTTCTGCGACATATCATTCAGGCACGCTTTGTGCGTCCCAAGCAAAGGCTGTATCGGACGAACAATTTTTATGCCGTCCTCGACCGGCAAATCCATCTCGACAAGGAGGTAAAAGCCATTGTTACAGGAAAAGAAAAAGCACGCCGCGCCCGAAAAGCCTGACCACAAGCTGTCCCGCGCGGAAAATAAACAGATTGCCGCCGCCATACAGCGTGCCAGGGGCAACCCGAAGGAAATATCGGCGCAGCAGTCCATCCCATACCGTCGTATGTACCCGGACGGCATCTGCCAGGCGACGAACACCCTATACACCAAGACTATTCAGTTTCAGGACATCAACTACCAGCTTGCACAGAATGAGGATAAGACCGCCATTTTTGAGGGCTGGTGCGATTTCCTCAACTATTTCGACAGTTCCATCCGCTTTCAGTTTTCCTTTCTGAACCTGAGCGCCAGCATGGAGGATTTTGAACGGAGCATCTTCATCCCGCCCCAGCGTGACGATTTTGACAGCATCCGTACCGAATACGCGGATATGCTCAAAACCCAGCTTGCCCGGGGCAACAACGGTCTGACCAAGACCAAGTTCATTACCTTTGGTATCGAAGCGGATGGCATCCGCACGGCAAAGCCCCGACTGGAGCGTATCGAGAACGATATTCTTAACAACTTCAAGCGGCTGGGCGTGGCAACCGTCTCGCTGACCGGCGTGGAACGGCTGCGACTGCTGCACAACATATTCCATATGGACGGAAACGAAAAATTCCTGTTTGACTGGAACTGGCTGGCTCCCTCCGGCCTTTCAACCAAGGACTATATCGCCCCGTCCTCCTTCGAATTTAAGGAAACCCGTGTATTCAGAATGGGCAAAAAAGGAGGAACTGTATCCTTCCTGCAAATCCTCGCGCCGGAACTCAACGACCGGATGCTGGCGGAATTTCTGGATATGGAAAGCAGCCTGATCGTCACCATGCACATCCAGTCCATCGACCAGAACGCGGCTATCAAGACAATCAAGCGCAAAATCACCGATCTGGATTCCATGAAGATTCAGGAACAGAAAAAAGCCGTGCGCTCTGGCTACGACATGGACATTATTCCCTCCGATCTCGCCACCTATGGCGGGGAGGCGAAAAAGCTGCTGCAAGACTTGCAAAGCCACAATGAACGCATGTTTCTCGTCACATTCCTTATTATGAACATTGCGGATGGCAAACGGAGGCTTGGAAACAACGTGTTTCAAGCGAAGGGCATTGCACAAAAATACAACTGCCAGCTTGTGCGGCTGGACTTTCAGCAGGAACAGGGCTTAATGTCCTCCCTTCCGCTGGGGGACAATCAAATCGGCATCCAGCGCGGACTGACCACCTCCAGCACGGCAATCTTCGTGCCTTTTACGACACAGGAGTTGTTTCAACAGGGCGGCGAATCCCTGTACTACGGGTTGAATGCCCTTTCCAACAATCTCATCATGGTAGACAGAAAACTGCTGAAAAACCCCAACGGCCTGATTCTCGGCACACCGGGCAGCGGTAAATCCTTCTCAGCGAAACGTGAAATCACCAACGTGATCCTTATTACAAAAGATGATGTGATCATTTGCGATCCTGAGGGCGAATATTACCCGCTTGTGGCGCGGCTGCGCGGGCAGGTTATTAAAATCTCGCCCACCAGCGCCGACTATATCAATCCGATGGATTTGAACCTCAACTATTCCGAGGAAGATAACCCGCTGACGCTGAAATCCGACTTCATTTTGTCTCTGTGCGAGCTGATCGTCGGCGGTAAGGAGGGCTTGCAGCCCATTGAGAAAACGGTGATCGACCGTTGCGTCCGGCTGGTGTACCGGGATTACCTTACTGACCCACGCCCGGAGAACATGCCCATTCTGGAGGATTTGTACAACGAGCTGCGGCGGCAGGACGAAAAAGAGGCGCAGTACATTGCCACAGCGCTGGAAATCTACGTCACCGGCTCCCTCAACGTATTCAATCACCGCACCAATGTGGACATCACAAACCGGCTCGTCTGCTACGACATCAAGGAGTTGGGCAAACAGCTTAAAAAGCTGGGGATGCTCATCGTGCAGGATCAGGTGTGGAACCGCGTTACCGCCAACCGCGCTGAGGGAAAATCGACCCGCTACTATATTGATGAGTTCCATTTGCTCTTAAAAGAGGAACAGACGGCGGCGTACAGCGTGGAAATCTGGAAGCGCTTTCGTAAGTGGGGCGGCATCCCCACAGGAATCACACAAAACATCAAGGACCTTCTGGCTTCCCGTGAAATTGAGAATATCTTTGAAAACAGCGACTTCATTTACATGCTCAACCAAGCATCCGGCGACCGGCAGATTTTAGCCAAGCAACTCAATATCTCTCCGTACCAGCTTTCCTATGTGACACATTCCGGCGAGGGCGAAGGGCTGCTGTTTTATGGCAATATAATCCTGCCCTTTGCCGATAAGTTCCCGAAAAATACCGAGCTGTACCGCATCATGACCACTCGCCCAAATGAAAAGTACGAGGGGTGATCGGTATGAGCGCCAAGCAGCAGAAAAGCCGGGCTTACCGCCTGCGCTTCACCGACGCGGAGCGCGCCGACCCGGAGCTTTCGCCCCATATCCGCAAAGCGGAGAAAGCGGCGGATAAGCTGGATGCGGCACAGGCGAAAATCCCAAAGAAGAAAGTTCTCCGCAAACAGCGCGTTTTTGATGACGCAAAAGTCAAGCCAAAAACGCGCTTGTATTTTGAGGAAATCGACAAGCCCAAACCGCCATCTAAGCTCACCCACGCGGTTCTTTCAGCACCGGCGCTGGAGGCCCACCGGCAGATCGGTAAGGTGGAACATGAAAATGTCGGCGTGGAGGCGGCCCATAAATTCGAGGTGGCGGCTGAATCGGGCGTCCGCGCGGTTCGTTCTATCCACCGCAGCCATGTGATTAAAGCTCATCGTACCACAGCCGCGCTGGAGAAGAAGGCGGATCGGGCCAACATCAGCATCCTGTATCAAAAAGCGCTGCGGGACAGTCCGCAGTTTTCCTCCAATCCGCTCTCCCGCTGGCAGCAGAAGCAGACCATCAAACGGCAGTACGCTGCCGCGAAAAGGGCCGGGCAGACAGCCGGAACCGCAAAAAAGACAGCCGAACGGACTGCAAAGGCGGCCAAGAAAACCGCCGAAGCCGCTCAAAAGACGGCGGCGTTCGCGGTGCGCAACTGGAAACCCATTCTCATTATCCTGGGCATCGCTTTGGCAGTCATGCTCATTTTCAATGCCATAGGCTCCTGCTCCGTCATGCTGCAAGGCGGCATGAATATGATCGTCGGCACCTCCTATACCGCCGAGGATGAGGATATTCTGGCTGCGGAGGCCCATTATATCGGTTTAGAGAGCGGCCTGCGTCAGAAACTCAGCAACATTGAACGAGATTACCCCGGCTATGACGAATACCGCTATGACCTTGCCGAGATCGGGCACGACCCTTTTGAGCTGATTTCCTATCTAACGGCGCTGTATGAGGATTTTACCGCCGACGAGGTGCAATCAGCGCTGAGCGCCCTGTTTGACCGGCAATACAAGCTGACCGTCACAGAAACCGTAGAAACCCGCTACCGCACCGAGACACGCACGGACACATGGACGGAAACCGACCCTGTGACTGGCGAAACCGTCACCCATACGGACACTTATGAGGTGGAAGTACCCTATGATTACTATATTCTGAACGTTGCGCTGACCAACAATGCGCTGTCGCGGATTGCAGCGGCAGACCTGGATACCGAAAAGCTGGAGCTTTACGCTGTTTATCAGGAAATGCAGGGCAACAAGCCCTATCTGTTCGAGGGAAATATCTACGCGCATCCGGGAGAATACACCGATTACGAAATCCCCCCGGAGGCCCTTGCGGACGCCACCTTTGCGGCGCTCATTGCGGAGGCCGAGAAGTATCTGGGCTACCCTTATGTTTGGGGCGGCTCCAAGCCGTCTACCTCATTCGATTGCAGCGGCTTTGTCTGCTGGGTGCT belongs to Oscillospiraceae bacterium CM and includes:
- a CDS encoding prepilin peptidase, which translates into the protein METALGILTDAFFVALLIWCAYTDIKARTISNLSVILLLCLGLAHLLLTLLTGAAWWVYPAGLLLSVPFFASWLKGHMGGGDVKLLMGIGLYLGLIHTLLAFALMLPLLGALAIHSWRKTRTLRRSIPFAPVLSFGAGGIIIISYLL
- a CDS encoding PcfB family protein, with translation MQEEVEHRTVTLAISTTKLTGRVLKAAIRKLLASWKKGRDSPKIPHGKQTVKQLIGQNAGVSNIEITDSNIKSFESVARKYGVDFAVKKDATVRPPKFLVFFKARDADALTAAFQEFTVKTVRKTERPSVLAQLRKFKELLKNSVIDKVKRREQEQTR
- a CDS encoding type IV secretory system conjugative DNA transfer family protein, translated to MKTTIKKLLPNLPYLFIGLFATNLGEAWRLASGADFSAKLLHILDGLTAAFQNPLPNFHPGDLLIGLLLAAALRLAVYVKGRNARKFRRNVEYGSARWGTAKDIQPYIDPLFENNVILTQTERLTMNNRPKDPRTARNKNVLIVGGSGSGKTRFVLKPNLMQCHSSYVVTDPKGSVVVECGKLLQRKGYRIKILNTINFKKSMHYNPFAYIHSEKDILKLVTTLITNTKGEGKPSDDFWVKAETLLYTALIGYIHYEAPQEEQNFSTLIEFIGASEVREDDEEFENPVDLMFKELEKKNPNHFAVRQYKKYKLAAGKTAKSILISCGARLAPFDIQELRELTAYDEMELDTLGDRKTALFIIISDTDDTFNFLVSMAYTQLFNLLCEKADDVYGGRLPVHVRCLIDECANIGQIPKLEKLMATIRSREISACLFLQAQSQLKAIYKDNADTITGNCDSAIFLGGKERTTLKELSETLGKETIDLYNTSENRGREKSYGLSYQKLGKELMSMDELAVMSGGKCVFQLRGVRPFLSEKYDITKHPNYKYLSDADTKNTFSIEKYLSTRLKPKPDEVYDVYDIDLSDEPETAQ
- a CDS encoding Maff2 family protein, with product MAFFNSAVDVLQTLVIALGAGLAIWGAINLLEGYGNDNPGAKSQGMKQLMAGGGVALIGLVLVPLLSGLFG
- a CDS encoding PrgI family protein; its protein translation is MAYVPVPKDLTKIKTKVMFNLTKRQLICFSLAAIAGIPLFFLLKAHTSVSAAALMMVLSMLPFFMFALYEKNGQPLEVLLRHIIQARFVRPKQRLYRTNNFYAVLDRQIHLDKEVKAIVTGKEKARRARKA
- a CDS encoding ATP-binding protein, giving the protein MLQEKKKHAAPEKPDHKLSRAENKQIAAAIQRARGNPKEISAQQSIPYRRMYPDGICQATNTLYTKTIQFQDINYQLAQNEDKTAIFEGWCDFLNYFDSSIRFQFSFLNLSASMEDFERSIFIPPQRDDFDSIRTEYADMLKTQLARGNNGLTKTKFITFGIEADGIRTAKPRLERIENDILNNFKRLGVATVSLTGVERLRLLHNIFHMDGNEKFLFDWNWLAPSGLSTKDYIAPSSFEFKETRVFRMGKKGGTVSFLQILAPELNDRMLAEFLDMESSLIVTMHIQSIDQNAAIKTIKRKITDLDSMKIQEQKKAVRSGYDMDIIPSDLATYGGEAKKLLQDLQSHNERMFLVTFLIMNIADGKRRLGNNVFQAKGIAQKYNCQLVRLDFQQEQGLMSSLPLGDNQIGIQRGLTTSSTAIFVPFTTQELFQQGGESLYYGLNALSNNLIMVDRKLLKNPNGLILGTPGSGKSFSAKREITNVILITKDDVIICDPEGEYYPLVARLRGQVIKISPTSADYINPMDLNLNYSEEDNPLTLKSDFILSLCELIVGGKEGLQPIEKTVIDRCVRLVYRDYLTDPRPENMPILEDLYNELRRQDEKEAQYIATALEIYVTGSLNVFNHRTNVDITNRLVCYDIKELGKQLKKLGMLIVQDQVWNRVTANRAEGKSTRYYIDEFHLLLKEEQTAAYSVEIWKRFRKWGGIPTGITQNIKDLLASREIENIFENSDFIYMLNQASGDRQILAKQLNISPYQLSYVTHSGEGEGLLFYGNIILPFADKFPKNTELYRIMTTRPNEKYEG
- a CDS encoding C40 family peptidase yields the protein MSAKQQKSRAYRLRFTDAERADPELSPHIRKAEKAADKLDAAQAKIPKKKVLRKQRVFDDAKVKPKTRLYFEEIDKPKPPSKLTHAVLSAPALEAHRQIGKVEHENVGVEAAHKFEVAAESGVRAVRSIHRSHVIKAHRTTAALEKKADRANISILYQKALRDSPQFSSNPLSRWQQKQTIKRQYAAAKRAGQTAGTAKKTAERTAKAAKKTAEAAQKTAAFAVRNWKPILIILGIALAVMLIFNAIGSCSVMLQGGMNMIVGTSYTAEDEDILAAEAHYIGLESGLRQKLSNIERDYPGYDEYRYDLAEIGHDPFELISYLTALYEDFTADEVQSALSALFDRQYKLTVTETVETRYRTETRTDTWTETDPVTGETVTHTDTYEVEVPYDYYILNVALTNNALSRIAAADLDTEKLELYAVYQEMQGNKPYLFEGNIYAHPGEYTDYEIPPEALADATFAALIAEAEKYLGYPYVWGGSKPSTSFDCSGFVCWVLDNSGVYPMGRTNAQGIFNQTTPIAPSEAKPGDIIFFTGTYDSSGPVSHVGIYVGDNMMIHCASGGVQYARMDTKYWTQHFYAFGRLPL